The following coding sequences lie in one Peribacillus frigoritolerans genomic window:
- a CDS encoding flagellin encodes MIINHNIAALNTHRQLSSASANQSKSMEKLSSGMRINKAGDDAAGLAISEKMRGQIRGLDQASRNSQDGISMIQTAEGALNETHDILQRMRELSVQSSNDTNTLDDRKEIQKEVEQLKSEINRISETTEFNTQKLLNGSLGVSGTSSAKANVDITSATGLAPGAYTVTVDTAATKASAALGTGDFIAAGDVSTKELVINGTKIDFSGMTSATATDIMNKINEYKDVTGVEAAVDTTTNTGEANIKLDQTKFGSSNKMTLGGADAAEFGGAVTAGVDAVVTIVEPNSASQQVTGLGQEVGFKGAEFVAKGTATSTATITIAGGGATLQIGANKDQNMTVDINEISTNTLGDRANNDLVKDINLTTQSGANDAVKVLDEAIKQVSAERSKLGSFQNRLEHTINNLGTSSENLTAAESRIRDVDYALAA; translated from the coding sequence ATGATTATCAATCACAATATCGCAGCGTTAAACACTCATCGCCAGTTATCAAGTGCTTCTGCAAACCAATCAAAATCAATGGAGAAATTGTCTTCAGGTATGCGTATTAACAAAGCTGGGGACGATGCTGCAGGTCTTGCAATCTCTGAAAAAATGCGTGGACAGATTCGGGGTCTTGATCAAGCATCCCGTAACTCTCAAGATGGAATTTCGATGATCCAAACTGCTGAAGGTGCATTGAACGAAACTCATGACATTCTTCAACGTATGCGTGAATTATCTGTTCAATCATCTAACGACACAAATACTTTAGATGATAGAAAAGAAATTCAAAAAGAAGTTGAACAGTTAAAATCCGAAATTAATCGTATTTCAGAAACAACTGAATTTAACACGCAAAAATTATTAAATGGTAGTTTAGGTGTTTCAGGTACTTCTTCTGCTAAAGCTAATGTTGATATTACATCAGCTACTGGATTAGCACCTGGGGCATACACGGTTACTGTTGATACAGCTGCAACAAAAGCTAGCGCAGCTCTTGGAACTGGTGACTTTATAGCAGCTGGCGATGTTAGTACAAAAGAATTAGTTATTAATGGGACAAAGATTGACTTTTCTGGAATGACGTCTGCAACTGCTACAGATATCATGAATAAAATTAATGAATATAAAGACGTAACTGGTGTGGAAGCTGCAGTTGATACTACAACTAATACTGGCGAAGCAAATATTAAACTAGACCAAACAAAATTTGGTTCTTCGAATAAAATGACATTAGGTGGAGCGGATGCTGCAGAATTTGGTGGAGCTGTAACGGCAGGTGTTGACGCAGTTGTTACAATAGTAGAACCAAATAGCGCTAGTCAACAAGTAACAGGTCTAGGCCAGGAAGTTGGCTTTAAAGGTGCAGAATTTGTAGCAAAAGGTACAGCTACTAGCACAGCAACAATCACAATCGCTGGTGGTGGAGCTACTTTACAGATTGGTGCTAACAAAGACCAAAATATGACAGTTGATATTAATGAAATCAGTACAAATACTCTTGGTGATAGAGCAAATAATGATTTGGTTAAAGATATTAATTTAACTACACAATCTGGTGCTAACGACGCTGTTAAAGTGTTAGACGAAGCAATTAAACAAGTATCAGCTGAACGATCAAAACTTGGTTCTTTCCAAAACCGTCTAGAGCACACAATCAACAACTTAGGAACTTCATCTGAAAACCTAACTGCTGCGGAATCTCGTATCCGTGACGTAGATTATGCTTTAGCTGCTTAA
- the secA gene encoding preprotein translocase subunit SecA, whose product MLNILNKVFDPNKREIKRLEKIADQVEALADETAALSDEQLRAKTGEFKERYQNGETVDDLLVEAFAVAREGAKRALGLYPYRVQIMGGASLHDGNISEMKTGEGKTLTSTMPVYLNALTGKGVHVVTVNEYLAHRDATEMGVLYDFLGLTVGLNLNSHSKEEKQAAYNADITYSTNNELGFDYLRDNMVLYKEQMVQRPLHFAVIDEVDSILIDEARTPLIISGSAQKSAQLYIQANAFVRTLKKETDYTYDEKTKGVQLTEDGMNRAEKAFNIDNLFDINHVTLNHHINQALKAHVSMHLDVDYVVQEGEIVIVDQFTGRLMKGRRYSEGLHQAIEAKEGLEIQNESMTLATITFQNYFRMYEKLSGMTGTAKTEEEEFRNIYNMNVIAIPTNRNIIRDDRADLIYATTDGKFKAVVEDIAERYTKGQPVLVGTVAIETSEVISAYLSKKGIPHDVLNAKNHEREAEIIANAGNQGSVTIATNMAGRGTDIKLGEGVKELGGLAVIGTERHESRRIDNQLRGRSGRQGDPGVTQFYLSMEDELMRRFGSDNMKNMMARLGMDDSQPIQSKMVTRAVESAQKRVEGNNFDSRKQLLQYDDVLRQQREIIYKQRFDVMESENLREIVETMITASIQRNVVAFAPMGDEEGWNLQGLVDYLNGNLFNEGSITVADLEGKNESELVEFILAKVKESYDQKEEELSEEQMREFEKVIVLRAVDSKWMDHIDAMEQLRQGIHLRAYGQIDPLREYQSEGFAMFEAMIASMEDEVAKYIMKAEIRNNLERKEVIKGQAVNPKEEDGGKVKKAPARKKEDVGRNALCPCGSGKKYKNCHGNLG is encoded by the coding sequence ATGCTTAATATATTAAATAAAGTTTTTGATCCGAATAAGCGAGAAATCAAACGTTTAGAAAAAATCGCCGATCAGGTCGAAGCGCTGGCTGATGAGACGGCAGCGTTATCGGATGAACAGTTGCGTGCCAAAACGGGTGAGTTTAAAGAGCGTTATCAAAATGGGGAAACCGTTGATGATTTGCTTGTTGAGGCTTTTGCGGTAGCACGTGAAGGGGCAAAGCGTGCTCTGGGCTTATATCCTTACCGTGTTCAAATCATGGGTGGGGCATCACTTCATGATGGAAATATCTCCGAGATGAAAACAGGGGAAGGTAAAACCTTAACATCCACGATGCCGGTTTATTTAAACGCGCTTACCGGTAAAGGTGTACATGTCGTTACTGTCAATGAATACTTGGCACACCGTGATGCCACCGAGATGGGCGTATTGTATGATTTCCTTGGTTTGACCGTCGGATTGAATTTGAACAGTCATTCTAAAGAAGAAAAGCAGGCGGCGTATAATGCTGACATTACGTACAGTACGAATAATGAGTTAGGTTTTGATTATCTTCGTGACAATATGGTGTTATATAAAGAACAAATGGTACAGCGCCCGCTGCACTTCGCCGTCATTGATGAGGTCGATTCGATTTTGATCGATGAGGCAAGAACGCCATTGATCATTTCCGGTTCGGCACAAAAATCGGCTCAGCTTTATATCCAGGCCAATGCGTTTGTAAGAACCTTAAAAAAAGAAACCGACTACACATATGATGAAAAGACAAAAGGTGTTCAGCTGACGGAAGATGGGATGAATCGAGCTGAAAAAGCGTTTAATATCGATAATTTATTCGATATTAATCACGTTACTTTGAATCATCATATCAATCAGGCGTTAAAGGCGCATGTTTCCATGCATTTGGATGTGGATTATGTTGTCCAGGAAGGCGAGATAGTCATCGTTGACCAATTCACTGGCCGTTTGATGAAAGGCCGCCGTTACAGTGAAGGTCTCCACCAGGCGATCGAAGCGAAAGAAGGACTTGAAATTCAAAATGAAAGCATGACTCTTGCGACGATTACATTCCAGAACTATTTCAGGATGTATGAAAAGCTTTCAGGTATGACCGGTACAGCCAAAACGGAAGAAGAGGAATTCCGCAATATTTATAATATGAATGTCATTGCGATCCCGACAAACAGGAATATCATCAGGGACGACAGGGCAGATCTTATATACGCTACAACCGATGGGAAATTCAAGGCTGTTGTGGAAGACATCGCCGAACGCTATACAAAGGGTCAGCCTGTGCTTGTCGGTACGGTTGCCATCGAAACATCTGAAGTCATATCTGCCTATTTATCCAAAAAAGGAATCCCTCACGATGTTTTGAATGCCAAGAACCATGAGCGTGAAGCGGAAATCATTGCGAATGCAGGTAATCAAGGATCAGTTACGATCGCTACGAACATGGCAGGGCGCGGTACGGATATCAAGCTTGGTGAAGGTGTCAAGGAGCTTGGGGGCCTTGCTGTCATCGGTACGGAACGTCATGAAAGCAGGCGTATAGATAACCAGCTGCGTGGTCGGTCCGGCCGTCAGGGAGATCCAGGGGTCACTCAATTCTATTTATCAATGGAAGATGAATTGATGCGCCGCTTTGGTTCGGATAACATGAAAAACATGATGGCACGCCTTGGTATGGATGATTCCCAGCCAATTCAAAGTAAAATGGTGACAAGGGCCGTTGAATCCGCACAGAAACGGGTCGAAGGCAATAACTTCGATTCACGTAAGCAATTACTGCAGTATGACGATGTTCTCCGTCAACAACGGGAAATTATTTATAAACAGCGTTTCGATGTCATGGAAAGTGAGAATTTACGTGAAATCGTCGAAACGATGATCACGGCATCCATCCAGCGAAATGTTGTCGCGTTTGCACCAATGGGCGATGAGGAAGGCTGGAATTTACAAGGCCTTGTCGATTACCTGAATGGTAACCTATTCAATGAAGGTTCAATCACTGTAGCTGATTTGGAAGGGAAAAATGAATCGGAATTGGTTGAGTTCATTTTAGCAAAAGTGAAAGAAAGCTATGACCAAAAAGAAGAAGAGCTATCTGAAGAACAAATGCGTGAATTCGAAAAAGTAATCGTTCTTCGTGCGGTCGATAGTAAGTGGATGGACCATATTGATGCGATGGAGCAATTGCGCCAAGGGATCCACCTTCGTGCTTATGGCCAGATCGATCCGCTTCGTGAATATCAATCAGAAGGTTTCGCAATGTTTGAAGCGATGATTGCTTCAATGGAAGATGAAGTCGCAAAATACATCATGAAGGCCGAAATCCGCAACAATTTGGAACGCAAGGAAGTCATAAAAGGACAAGCGGTCAATCCGAAGGAAGAAGACGGGGGAAAAGTGAAAAAAGCCCCTGCACGTAAAAAGGAAGACGTTGGCCGAAACGCGTTATGCCCATGCGGCAGCGGTAAAAAATATAAGAATTGCCATGGCAATTTAGGCTAA
- the fliS gene encoding flagellar export chaperone FliS: MAINNPYQSYQQNSVNTASPGELTLMLYNGCLKFIMLGKKAIEAGNIEARNTNIIKAQNIVHELMVTLNMDADVSKDMMSLYDFMNRRLIEANLKNDVAALEEVEGLVTEFRNTWKEVIQINRKKQFTQSGQV; the protein is encoded by the coding sequence ATGGCAATAAATAATCCATATCAATCGTATCAGCAAAATTCAGTCAATACAGCATCCCCGGGTGAGCTTACATTAATGCTTTATAATGGCTGTTTGAAGTTCATCATGCTTGGGAAGAAAGCCATTGAAGCAGGAAATATCGAAGCGAGGAATACGAACATCATTAAGGCGCAAAACATTGTCCATGAATTGATGGTGACGCTGAATATGGATGCGGATGTATCCAAAGATATGATGAGTCTGTATGATTTCATGAACCGGCGTCTGATAGAAGCGAATCTGAAAAATGATGTTGCTGCCTTGGAAGAAGTGGAGGGACTTGTTACTGAGTTCCGGAATACTTGGAAAGAAGTAATTCAAATCAATCGGAAAAAACAATTCACCCAAAGCGGTCAAGTGTAA
- a CDS encoding anti-repressor SinI family protein → MANVEMDQEWVKLISEARSLGFKKEEISAFLKRESLEVTLEENNGK, encoded by the coding sequence GTGGCTAATGTGGAGATGGATCAAGAATGGGTGAAATTGATTTCAGAAGCAAGGAGCTTGGGTTTCAAAAAAGAGGAAATCAGTGCTTTTTTGAAACGGGAAAGCCTTGAGGTAACATTAGAGGAGAACAATGGAAAATAG
- the flaG gene encoding flagellar protein FlaG, which produces MLESLSTNILSSQLRTAISEGISSYYQREINTVAYSEQSVESNQPTKEKVQEAVDSLNTFLNPTHTAVRFEYHEKLNEYYVKVVDDVTDETIREIPPKKLLDFYAAMTEFVGIMVDEKI; this is translated from the coding sequence ATGCTGGAGAGTTTGTCCACGAATATTCTTTCCTCACAACTTAGAACAGCCATCTCAGAGGGAATTAGTTCTTACTATCAAAGAGAAATCAATACAGTTGCCTATTCTGAACAAAGTGTGGAATCCAATCAGCCTACAAAAGAAAAGGTGCAGGAAGCGGTGGATAGTTTGAACACCTTCCTGAATCCTACACATACGGCCGTTCGTTTTGAATATCACGAGAAGCTGAATGAGTACTATGTCAAGGTAGTGGATGATGTGACGGATGAGACGATCAGGGAAATTCCTCCGAAGAAGTTATTGGATTTCTATGCGGCAATGACGGAGTTTGTCGGCATAATGGTGGATGAAAAAATATAA
- a CDS encoding DUF6470 family protein: MMQIPQIRLQSTPMKIGLNIEQPVQQIEQKAAVQSIEQPHAILEIQTTPGKLTIDQSQAREDMDLKSLSVRVDEFAQQGYQDWLAGMARRAQQGTELRHIENGGNPLAEQARQNSKGPEKRFNLGWIPSPFSVKLDYQPAQVKIEATAQKPIIDAQINRVNHTYTPGSVEVEILQKNALDIDFINLFPDEIGK; the protein is encoded by the coding sequence ATGATGCAGATTCCACAAATTAGATTGCAATCCACCCCAATGAAGATTGGATTGAATATAGAGCAGCCTGTACAGCAAATCGAACAGAAGGCAGCGGTCCAATCAATCGAACAGCCGCATGCGATCCTGGAGATTCAAACGACACCAGGCAAGCTGACGATCGATCAGTCACAAGCAAGGGAAGACATGGATTTGAAAAGCCTCTCAGTAAGAGTCGATGAATTTGCGCAGCAGGGATATCAGGATTGGCTGGCGGGTATGGCAAGACGTGCCCAGCAGGGAACTGAGCTGAGGCATATTGAAAATGGCGGTAATCCACTCGCTGAACAGGCCAGGCAAAACAGCAAAGGACCTGAGAAGCGATTCAATCTCGGCTGGATTCCCTCTCCATTTAGCGTGAAGCTTGACTACCAGCCGGCCCAAGTGAAGATTGAAGCAACCGCTCAAAAACCGATCATTGATGCTCAAATCAATAGGGTGAACCATACATACACACCAGGCAGTGTGGAAGTGGAAATTTTACAAAAAAATGCGCTGGATATAGATTTCATCAATTTATTTCCGGATGAGATAGGGAAGTGA
- the csrA gene encoding carbon storage regulator CsrA, translated as MLVLTRKPNEAIMIGDDIEITILSVEGEQIKLGINAPKNVEIHRKEIYLSIQQENSEAMKMESNLLENINEYFKKKS; from the coding sequence ATGCTCGTATTGACCAGAAAACCAAATGAAGCAATCATGATTGGCGATGATATCGAAATTACGATCCTGTCCGTTGAGGGGGAACAGATCAAACTCGGTATCAATGCCCCGAAAAACGTCGAAATCCATAGGAAGGAAATCTACCTGTCCATCCAGCAGGAAAATAGCGAAGCCATGAAAATGGAATCCAACCTTCTGGAAAACATAAATGAGTATTTCAAGAAAAAATCGTAA
- the prfB gene encoding peptide chain release factor 2 (programmed frameshift) has protein sequence MELAEIRNELERTAQRLTDFRGLFDLDEKEARIAQLENEMTHPDFWNDQQKAQTVINETNALKEQVNQLSDLNESYENLDLTYELVKEENDQELLAELEEEITVLAQKMNDFELQLLLSEEYDSKNAILELHPGAGGTESQDWGSMLLRMYTRWGEKRGFKVETLDYLPGDEAGIKSVTLIFKGHNAYGYLKAEKGVHRLVRISPFDSSGRRHTSFVSCEVMPEFDETINIEVRTEDLKIDTYRASGAGGQHINTTDSAVRITHIPTNTVVTCQNERSQIKNKAQAMNMLKAKLYQREIEQQQAELDEIRGEQKEIGWGSQIRSYVFHPYSMVKDHRTSAETGNLGAVMDGDIDMFIDAYLRSKL, from the exons ATGGAATTAGCAGAAATTAGAAATGAACTTGAACGGACAGCGCAACGATTAACGGACTTTAGG GGTCTCTTTGACTTAGATGAAAAAGAGGCACGAATCGCACAGCTAGAAAATGAGATGACACATCCCGATTTTTGGAATGATCAGCAAAAAGCACAAACTGTCATCAATGAAACGAATGCTTTAAAAGAACAAGTCAATCAATTGTCCGACCTGAATGAATCATATGAAAATCTGGATTTGACATATGAATTAGTGAAAGAGGAGAATGATCAAGAACTTTTAGCGGAGCTGGAAGAAGAGATCACGGTTCTTGCACAAAAGATGAATGACTTTGAACTTCAACTTTTACTAAGTGAAGAATATGACTCGAAAAATGCCATTCTTGAACTGCATCCTGGTGCTGGCGGAACGGAGTCCCAGGATTGGGGTTCCATGCTGCTGCGCATGTATACAAGATGGGGTGAAAAAAGAGGCTTTAAAGTGGAAACCCTTGATTACCTTCCAGGTGATGAAGCTGGGATCAAGAGTGTCACTTTAATTTTCAAAGGCCATAACGCCTATGGTTATTTGAAAGCGGAAAAAGGGGTACACCGTCTTGTCCGTATTTCTCCTTTCGATTCCTCAGGACGACGCCATACTTCATTCGTTTCATGTGAAGTCATGCCGGAATTCGATGAGACGATCAACATTGAAGTACGCACGGAAGATTTGAAAATAGATACGTACCGGGCAAGTGGTGCAGGTGGTCAGCATATCAATACAACGGACTCGGCAGTCCGGATCACCCATATACCTACGAACACCGTGGTAACGTGCCAAAACGAGAGATCTCAAATCAAAAACAAGGCCCAGGCCATGAATATGCTGAAAGCCAAATTGTATCAACGTGAAATTGAGCAGCAACAAGCGGAATTGGATGAAATCCGTGGTGAGCAAAAGGAAATTGGCTGGGGAAGCCAAATTCGTTCTTATGTTTTCCACCCATATTCCATGGTTAAAGATCACCGTACAAGTGCGGAGACCGGAAACCTGGGAGCTGTCATGGATGGCGATATCGATATGTTCATTGATGCGTACTTGCGTTCAAAACTATAA
- a CDS encoding flagellar protein FliT produces the protein MVIRTFHDLTAELLAVLEDHSITERDEKIERVTQLIDQRDGLLSQIKPPFTGEEQQLGRAALLLNQQVDHLLKLQKQEIQRDIQEINKKKKSSNKYTNPYESLSVDGMFYDKRY, from the coding sequence ATGGTGATTAGAACCTTTCATGATTTAACCGCTGAATTACTTGCCGTTCTGGAAGATCACTCGATCACAGAACGTGATGAAAAAATAGAAAGGGTCACACAGCTGATTGATCAGCGAGATGGACTTCTTTCTCAAATCAAACCGCCTTTTACTGGTGAAGAGCAGCAGCTGGGACGTGCAGCACTGTTGCTCAACCAACAGGTCGATCACTTGCTGAAGCTCCAAAAGCAGGAGATACAGCGGGATATCCAGGAAATAAATAAGAAGAAAAAATCATCCAATAAATACACGAATCCGTATGAAAGTCTATCAGTTGATGGTATGTTCTACGATAAAAGATACTGA
- the fliW gene encoding flagellar assembly protein FliW, producing the protein MILQTKFHGEIELAEKEIYVFESGIPGFLEEKQFCLLALEETPFFVLQSTETKELAFIVTNPFEVFHDYEVKLTDEVLSSLQIETELEVITFVILTIQDPFNETTANLQAPIIINSSKKTGKQFIMTASEYRTKHRLFEPPAEQGEK; encoded by the coding sequence ATGATACTACAAACAAAATTTCATGGCGAAATCGAATTGGCAGAGAAAGAGATTTATGTATTTGAAAGCGGGATACCGGGATTTTTAGAAGAAAAACAGTTTTGCTTGCTAGCTTTGGAAGAAACGCCATTTTTCGTCCTGCAATCGACAGAAACTAAAGAGCTGGCCTTCATTGTGACGAATCCTTTTGAAGTGTTTCATGATTACGAAGTGAAGCTTACGGATGAGGTATTATCTTCTTTACAAATAGAAACGGAACTGGAAGTCATTACTTTCGTCATCTTAACGATCCAGGACCCTTTCAATGAAACGACGGCGAATCTCCAGGCCCCCATCATCATAAATAGCTCAAAAAAAACGGGAAAGCAATTTATCATGACCGCTAGTGAATACCGTACAAAGCACAGACTGTTTGAACCTCCAGCAGAACAGGGGGAAAAATGA
- a CDS encoding helix-turn-helix domain-containing protein codes for MIGERVKKLREEKKMSMTELADKAGVAKSYLSSLERNLQTNPSIQFLEKISAVLNIPVDALLYDAPNKETLDTDWMKIVEEAMNSGVSKQQFREFIEFNKWRKDKEE; via the coding sequence ATGATTGGTGAACGTGTAAAAAAACTGCGAGAAGAAAAGAAAATGTCGATGACTGAACTTGCCGATAAAGCCGGTGTGGCAAAGTCTTATTTAAGTTCGCTCGAGCGGAACTTACAAACGAATCCTTCTATTCAATTTCTTGAAAAAATCTCCGCCGTACTTAACATTCCTGTTGATGCCCTGCTTTATGATGCACCAAATAAGGAAACCTTGGACACTGACTGGATGAAAATCGTTGAGGAAGCCATGAATTCGGGTGTTTCAAAACAACAATTCAGGGAATTTATCGAGTTTAATAAATGGAGAAAAGATAAAGAAGAGTAG
- a CDS encoding flagellar hook-associated protein 2, with protein sequence MVRISGLASGMDIDELVKSMMQAERVPLDKLTQKKQYSEWQRDDYRSINTALSELDTLIRDGIGKQSSFIKKKVSVSNPDAVSVKNISSTSDFTGNIKVNGLAKAASMTSTEKSAVTDPKKKLSELGITTPQDITILAINKDGGFDTEVKDGITVEKPYTLTLNADDTLESVINKINANSGVTLFFDETSQKFSITAKNTGDVKDRPEIELGGTGDFFNTLKMSSNNEGTGGTIGENASITYNGLDISRPSNTFQINGAEITIKQKTTDTVTFSSTADVDAILDTITQFVNKYNEIIKKVQDKTGEAKYRSFTPLTSEQKKAMTEDEVKLWEEKAKSGTLKSDSTLKSLLTTMRSSLYTSVDGITGKNSLSSLGITTTKNYLEGGKLTIDEDKLRAAISEDPNAIYNVFMADGTEKSEKGLARRLRDDIQSSMKTITEKAGKAGYVNNSFTIGKLVNGLDTRISTFEAKLTKLESRYYNQFTAMEKAIQKANSQSASLASYFS encoded by the coding sequence TTGGTACGAATCAGTGGTTTAGCAAGTGGAATGGACATTGATGAATTAGTTAAGAGCATGATGCAGGCAGAACGGGTGCCATTGGATAAATTAACACAGAAAAAGCAGTATTCCGAGTGGCAGCGTGATGATTACCGCTCGATAAATACAGCTTTATCAGAATTGGATACGCTCATTCGTGATGGAATTGGGAAGCAGTCTTCCTTCATTAAAAAAAAGGTATCGGTATCGAATCCAGATGCTGTATCAGTGAAAAATATAAGCTCGACAAGTGATTTTACTGGAAATATCAAGGTGAATGGACTTGCCAAAGCAGCGAGTATGACCAGTACGGAAAAATCGGCTGTTACTGACCCTAAAAAGAAACTGTCTGAATTGGGTATTACGACACCTCAAGATATTACGATACTGGCCATCAATAAAGATGGCGGTTTTGATACGGAAGTAAAAGATGGGATAACAGTGGAAAAACCTTATACGCTTACTCTTAATGCGGATGATACGTTAGAGAGTGTTATCAATAAAATTAATGCCAACTCGGGAGTGACTCTATTTTTCGATGAAACGTCCCAGAAATTTTCCATCACTGCTAAAAACACAGGTGATGTAAAAGATCGCCCTGAAATTGAATTAGGGGGTACCGGAGATTTCTTCAATACGCTAAAAATGAGCAGTAACAATGAAGGGACTGGCGGCACAATAGGGGAAAATGCATCGATTACTTATAATGGCCTGGACATTTCCCGGCCCTCGAATACGTTTCAGATTAATGGAGCGGAAATAACGATAAAGCAAAAAACGACGGATACAGTAACATTCTCATCAACAGCTGATGTGGATGCCATCTTAGACACGATCACACAGTTTGTGAATAAATACAATGAAATCATTAAAAAGGTTCAAGATAAAACGGGTGAAGCGAAATATCGCTCCTTTACCCCGCTTACCTCGGAGCAAAAGAAGGCAATGACAGAGGATGAAGTGAAGCTGTGGGAAGAAAAAGCAAAGAGCGGAACGTTAAAAAGCGATTCGACATTAAAAAGCCTCCTGACCACAATGAGGTCATCCCTATACACCTCGGTGGATGGAATCACAGGAAAAAACAGTCTCAGCAGTTTGGGAATCACCACGACCAAGAATTATTTGGAGGGCGGTAAATTAACGATTGATGAGGACAAGCTCCGGGCAGCCATTAGTGAGGATCCCAATGCGATTTATAATGTGTTCATGGCTGATGGTACGGAAAAGAGCGAAAAAGGTCTCGCTCGCCGTTTGCGGGATGATATACAATCTTCAATGAAAACGATAACGGAAAAGGCCGGGAAAGCCGGATATGTTAATAACTCGTTTACCATCGGGAAGCTGGTTAATGGATTGGATACCCGGATCTCAACATTTGAAGCAAAGCTAACGAAATTGGAATCGCGCTATTACAACCAGTTCACAGCGATGGAAAAAGCGATTCAAAAGGCAAACAGCCAAAGTGCATCGTTAGCTTCTTATTTTAGTTAA
- the hpf gene encoding ribosome hibernation-promoting factor, HPF/YfiA family: MNYNVRGENIEVTPAIREYVEKKIGKLERYFNNTPDANVLVNLKVNNNTSKVEVTIPMQNLVLRAEEENADMYAAIDLINDKLERQIRKHKTKVNRKFRNNLSTAPDAFAFNTEVDEVVDEFEDDNDIEVVRNKRFDLKPMDSEEAILQMNMLGHSFFVYTNADTNTTNVVYRRKDGRYGLIEPS; encoded by the coding sequence ATGAATTACAACGTACGCGGTGAAAACATTGAGGTAACTCCAGCAATTCGAGAATACGTCGAAAAGAAAATTGGCAAGTTAGAACGATATTTTAACAATACACCAGATGCAAATGTGTTAGTGAATTTAAAAGTGAACAATAATACATCAAAGGTCGAAGTGACGATTCCCATGCAGAATTTGGTTCTTCGTGCTGAAGAGGAAAATGCGGATATGTATGCTGCCATTGACTTGATCAATGATAAGCTTGAACGCCAAATTCGTAAACATAAAACGAAGGTCAATCGCAAGTTCCGAAACAATCTATCGACTGCACCAGATGCATTCGCCTTCAATACGGAAGTTGACGAAGTGGTGGATGAATTCGAAGACGATAATGATATTGAAGTGGTCCGCAATAAGCGCTTTGATTTAAAGCCGATGGACAGTGAAGAAGCGATTTTACAAATGAATATGCTTGGTCACAGTTTCTTCGTTTACACGAATGCGGATACTAATACAACGAACGTAGTGTACCGCCGAAAAGATGGACGCTATGGATTGATTGAACCTAGTTAA